A single genomic interval of Adhaeribacter pallidiroseus harbors:
- a CDS encoding carboxypeptidase regulatory-like domain-containing protein: protein MKFFVLVLLLCFCGWSLTMAQDLPPTAPGVTGTIKGTVQDSLKQEPLGYVTVILLETGKKEPIKTTLSRDNGSFELSGLPAKSYQLVLEILPKN from the coding sequence ATGAAATTCTTTGTACTTGTTTTATTGCTTTGCTTTTGCGGCTGGTCTTTGACTATGGCTCAGGATTTACCTCCAACTGCCCCAGGCGTTACCGGTACTATAAAAGGCACGGTTCAGGATTCGTTAAAACAAGAACCACTAGGTTATGTTACCGTTATTTTGCTGGAAACCGGTAAAAAGGAACCAATAAAAACAACCTTATCCCGCGACAACGGCTCGTTTGAGCTCAGTGGTTTACCGGCTAAATCGTACCAACTGGTGCTGGAAATATTACCAAAAAACTAA
- a CDS encoding polysaccharide lyase, protein MQTSLSNAAYVTSFDAGRKNLIAEERLEPSLSNTFGRQIYTSNGFGINSSLSRSGSRSIRLELVKDGSAIRSELYYNQPTTTNGWYGLSLYIPSSSWPNESNSDGWEIITQFHGTTDSGDGKRVPPISLSVSRGRFVLTVNYSAKRFNNEPDGKVRYDLGPAIKDKWVDFVYHIKYSYRSDGQLQLWMNGNKLVDYTGPNTYNDAANPYFKLGVYKRNWGNGSKRVIYFDDVRMGDGNATYNDVAPKASATDTPPPTVEDPTTSQPLSLTLMNADTQQPIQALTEGTILDLAKLPTRNLNILATSSKTIGSVVFNLSGAQINNSTQTNAPYALFGDTNGKLLAWTPVIGNYSLKSTSYAGANGTGTAGLPLNVTFQVIDQVIPPTETVPPTATLLINNDALATKSANVTLSIIATGATEMRFHDDNDDDIWGGWEPIATTKNWVLSAGTGPKWIKVQVRNAAGQESEATFDSINLE, encoded by the coding sequence TTGCAAACAAGCCTTTCAAATGCAGCTTATGTAACCTCGTTTGATGCTGGTAGAAAGAACTTAATAGCGGAAGAAAGATTAGAACCTAGTTTAAGTAACACATTTGGTCGCCAGATTTATACTTCGAACGGTTTTGGAATAAACAGTTCCTTATCCAGAAGCGGGTCCCGATCCATTCGTTTAGAATTAGTAAAAGACGGAAGTGCCATACGTTCCGAATTATATTATAACCAACCTACTACTACTAACGGTTGGTATGGCTTGAGCCTTTACATACCTAGTAGCAGCTGGCCAAACGAAAGCAACTCGGACGGATGGGAAATAATAACCCAATTTCATGGCACTACCGATAGTGGTGATGGGAAGCGAGTACCACCGATCTCTTTATCGGTTTCTCGTGGCCGTTTTGTATTAACCGTAAATTATTCTGCAAAAAGATTTAATAATGAACCGGATGGCAAAGTAAGATACGATTTGGGGCCGGCAATTAAAGATAAATGGGTAGACTTTGTATACCATATTAAATATTCTTACCGGTCGGATGGGCAATTGCAGTTATGGATGAATGGCAATAAATTAGTAGATTATACTGGCCCAAACACCTACAACGATGCTGCAAACCCTTATTTTAAACTGGGGGTATACAAAAGAAACTGGGGCAATGGCTCAAAACGCGTAATCTATTTTGATGATGTTCGGATGGGCGATGGCAATGCCACTTATAACGATGTAGCTCCTAAAGCTTCTGCCACCGATACACCACCTCCAACCGTGGAGGATCCTACGACTTCGCAACCATTAAGTTTAACTTTAATGAACGCAGATACCCAACAACCCATTCAGGCGCTTACAGAGGGCACCATCCTGGATTTAGCTAAATTACCGACCCGTAACTTAAACATACTGGCTACTTCCAGCAAAACTATCGGCAGTGTTGTATTTAACTTATCTGGCGCTCAAATAAATAACTCTACACAAACCAATGCACCGTACGCCTTATTTGGTGATACTAACGGCAAACTTCTGGCTTGGACTCCCGTAATTGGAAATTACTCCCTGAAATCAACTTCTTACGCCGGGGCTAACGGAACCGGAACGGCTGGCTTGCCTTTAAACGTTACGTTTCAGGTAATTGATCAGGTGATACCTCCAACAGAAACAGTGCCCCCTACAGCTACCTTATTGATAAATAACGATGCCCTTGCTACGAAGTCGGCTAATGTTACCTTAAGCATAATTGCTACTGGTGCAACCGAAATGCGCTTCCATGACGACAATGACGATGATATATGGGGAGGCTGGGAGCCCATAGCCACTACCAAAAACTGGGTACTATCTGCTGGTACAGGTCCAAAATGGATAAAGGTGCAGGTACGTAACGCTGCCGGTCAAGAGTCGGAAGCTACTTTTGATAGCATTAATTTGGAATAA
- the carB gene encoding carbamoyl-phosphate synthase large subunit, with protein sequence MPRDTSIKSILIIGSGPIVIGQAAEFDYSGTQAARSLREEGIEVTLINSNPATIMTDSVTADNIYLKPLEKKYIIEILQKHKIDAVLPTMGGQTALNLAIDCEHAGIWKKYGVRIIGVDIKAIETTEDREKFRLKMLELNVNVCKGFTATSFLEGKEIAQEIGFPLVIRPSFTLGGTGGGFVNDPADFDKALNRGLHASPTHEVLVEQSIKGWKEYELELLRDNNQNIIIICSIENFDPMGIHTGDSITVAPAMTLPDTVYQKMRDLAIKMMNGIGQFAGGCNVQFAVNPENDDIVAIEINPRVSRSSALASKATGYPIAKIAAKLAIGYNLDELKNAITKTTSAFFEPALDYVIVKIPRWNFDKFKGADKKLGLQMKSVGEVMGIGRTFQEALQKACQSLEIKRNGIGADGKEMTNYDQLIDSLTNASWNRLFSVKDAMRFGIPTSTIQKITKIDPWFLHQIEELDAVEKLIRGYTLDTLPVDLFRKAKQQGYADRQIAYLLNCKESEVHAKRTELGIKRVFKLVDTCAAEFEAKTPYYYSTFEGENESQVSNREKVVVLGSGPNRIGQGIEFDYSCVHGVLAAKECGYETIMINCNPETVSTDFDIADKLYFEPVFWEHIYDIIQHEKPIGVIVQLGGQTALKLAEKLERYGIKILGTSFEALDLAEDRGAFSTLLKENNIPYPPFASVQSADEALEAVKDLKFPLLVRPSYVLGGQSMKIVINEKELEAQVVDIVKDNPGNKVLLDHFLDRAIEAEADAICDGEDVYIIGIMEHIEPAGIHSGDSYAVLPPFDLSENVIRQIEEHTKKIALALRTVGLINIQFAIKNETVYIIEANPRASRTVPFIAKAYQEPYVNYATKVMLGKKKVKDFNFNPVKKGFAIKVPVFSHSKFPEVNKELGPEMKSTGEAIYFIDDLQDDYFINVYSERNLYLSK encoded by the coding sequence ATGCCCCGAGATACCAGCATTAAATCCATTTTGATTATTGGTAGCGGTCCCATTGTCATTGGTCAGGCCGCCGAATTTGATTACTCAGGTACCCAAGCCGCCCGCTCCCTCCGCGAAGAAGGCATTGAAGTAACACTCATTAATTCAAATCCGGCTACCATTATGACGGATAGTGTTACGGCCGATAACATTTACCTGAAGCCTTTGGAGAAAAAGTACATTATTGAAATTCTGCAAAAGCATAAAATAGACGCGGTACTGCCTACCATGGGCGGCCAAACCGCTCTGAACCTAGCCATCGATTGCGAACATGCTGGCATCTGGAAGAAATACGGCGTTCGGATAATAGGTGTGGATATTAAAGCGATCGAAACGACCGAAGACCGCGAAAAATTTCGGTTAAAAATGCTGGAATTAAACGTAAACGTATGCAAAGGCTTCACGGCTACTTCGTTCCTAGAAGGTAAAGAAATAGCCCAAGAGATCGGGTTCCCGCTGGTAATCCGGCCGTCGTTTACGCTGGGTGGCACCGGTGGTGGCTTTGTAAACGACCCGGCTGATTTTGATAAAGCTTTAAACCGCGGCTTGCACGCTTCGCCTACCCACGAAGTACTGGTAGAGCAAAGCATTAAAGGCTGGAAAGAATACGAACTGGAATTACTCCGCGATAATAACCAGAACATCATTATTATCTGCTCCATCGAAAACTTCGACCCGATGGGCATTCATACCGGCGATTCCATTACGGTAGCTCCCGCCATGACTTTGCCCGATACCGTTTACCAGAAAATGCGCGATTTAGCCATTAAAATGATGAACGGAATAGGTCAGTTTGCCGGTGGTTGTAATGTGCAGTTCGCCGTAAACCCCGAAAACGACGATATTGTTGCCATAGAAATTAATCCTCGGGTAAGCCGTTCTTCGGCGTTAGCCTCCAAAGCTACCGGTTACCCGATTGCTAAAATAGCGGCCAAACTAGCCATTGGCTATAATCTCGATGAACTGAAAAATGCCATAACCAAAACTACTTCGGCGTTTTTTGAACCGGCCTTGGATTACGTAATTGTAAAAATACCGCGCTGGAATTTCGATAAATTTAAAGGCGCCGATAAAAAGCTGGGCCTGCAAATGAAATCGGTGGGCGAAGTAATGGGCATTGGCCGTACGTTCCAGGAAGCTTTACAGAAAGCCTGTCAGAGTTTAGAAATTAAACGCAATGGCATTGGGGCCGACGGTAAAGAAATGACCAATTACGACCAACTCATCGATAGCCTGACGAATGCCAGCTGGAACCGCTTATTTAGCGTGAAAGACGCCATGCGGTTTGGCATCCCAACGTCTACGATCCAGAAAATAACTAAAATTGATCCCTGGTTTTTGCACCAGATAGAAGAACTGGATGCGGTAGAAAAATTAATTCGCGGTTATACCCTGGATACCTTACCCGTAGATTTATTCCGGAAAGCAAAACAACAAGGCTACGCCGACCGCCAGATTGCTTATTTGCTCAATTGTAAAGAAAGCGAAGTACACGCTAAACGTACCGAATTAGGCATTAAGCGCGTATTTAAACTGGTAGATACCTGTGCGGCCGAGTTTGAAGCCAAAACCCCGTATTACTACTCTACTTTCGAAGGTGAAAACGAAAGCCAGGTAAGCAACCGCGAAAAAGTGGTGGTATTGGGTTCCGGTCCGAACCGCATTGGTCAAGGGATTGAGTTTGATTATTCGTGCGTACACGGCGTGTTGGCGGCCAAAGAATGCGGCTACGAAACCATCATGATTAACTGTAACCCCGAAACGGTTTCGACGGATTTTGATATTGCCGATAAATTATACTTCGAGCCCGTTTTCTGGGAGCATATTTACGATATCATTCAGCACGAAAAACCCATTGGCGTAATTGTGCAATTGGGTGGCCAAACTGCCTTAAAGCTAGCGGAAAAACTGGAGCGCTACGGCATTAAAATTTTAGGTACTTCCTTTGAAGCCCTGGATTTAGCCGAAGACCGGGGCGCTTTCTCTACCTTATTAAAAGAAAATAACATACCCTACCCGCCGTTTGCCTCCGTGCAAAGCGCCGACGAGGCCCTGGAGGCTGTGAAAGATTTAAAATTTCCGTTGCTTGTGCGCCCTAGTTACGTGCTGGGCGGCCAAAGCATGAAAATTGTAATTAATGAGAAGGAACTCGAAGCCCAAGTAGTAGATATTGTAAAAGATAATCCGGGCAACAAAGTACTCCTCGACCACTTTCTAGACCGGGCCATTGAAGCCGAAGCTGATGCTATTTGCGACGGCGAAGACGTGTACATTATCGGCATCATGGAACACATTGAGCCGGCAGGCATCCATTCCGGCGATTCTTATGCCGTATTACCGCCTTTTGATTTAAGTGAAAACGTTATCCGGCAAATTGAAGAACATACCAAAAAGATTGCTCTCGCCTTGCGTACCGTAGGTTTAATAAACATCCAATTTGCAATTAAAAACGAAACGGTTTATATCATTGAAGCGAATCCCCGGGCTAGCCGCACGGTACCGTTTATCGCGAAAGCTTACCAGGAGCCCTACGTGAATTATGCCACTAAAGTAATGCTGGGCAAAAAGAAGGTAAAAGATTTTAATTTTAATCCGGTTAAAAAAGGTTTTGCGATTAAAGTACCCGTATTCTCGCACAGCAAATTCCCGGAAGTAAACAAAGAACTCGGCCCCGAAATGAAGTCGACCGGTGAAGCCATTTACTTCATAGATGATTTGCAGGATGATTATTTCATAAATGTGTATTCCGAACGGAATTTATATTTAAGTAAGTAA
- a CDS encoding DUF1624 domain-containing protein, giving the protein MQRLNAIDFARGLVMIIMALDHTRELLHLTSLTQSPVDLATTTPALFFTRWITHLCAPIFVFLSGTSAYLSLQRVNNVQESRRFLLSRGLWLVILECTVITFGIWFDLQFRTLLVQVIAVIGLSFIVLAFLIRLSPG; this is encoded by the coding sequence ATGCAGCGACTAAACGCAATTGATTTTGCCAGGGGGCTCGTGATGATTATAATGGCCTTGGATCATACGCGGGAACTATTGCATCTTACTTCGCTCACCCAAAGCCCCGTAGATTTAGCCACTACTACTCCCGCCTTGTTTTTTACCCGCTGGATAACGCATTTGTGTGCGCCCATTTTTGTGTTTTTATCCGGTACGTCGGCTTACTTGTCTTTACAACGAGTTAATAATGTACAGGAAAGCCGTCGTTTTTTGCTCAGCCGGGGGCTTTGGCTGGTTATTCTGGAATGTACGGTTATTACCTTTGGTATCTGGTTCGATTTACAATTCCGGACTTTGCTGGTGCAGGTGATTGCGGTAATCGGCCTTAGTTTTATCGTGCTGGCCTTTCTGATCCGGCTATCCCCCGGGTAA
- a CDS encoding SDR family NAD(P)-dependent oxidoreductase encodes MATKNKSWLWASAGIGLIVALRAFAREQNKYSFQNKVVVITGGSRGLGLVLARQLAAEGALLAICSRTEDQLKKAEQELTAKGAEVLALPCDVTNRIQAEQFIERVLKYYGRIDVLINNAGTIQAGPLADMTLTDFEEAMNTHFWAPLYTMWATVPHMKERSQGRIVNIASVGGKVSIPHLVPYSASKFALVGLSNGFRQELKKDGILVTTVNPGLTRTGSNLNIKVKGQSEKEYAWFTTAGASLLISSSVEKTARKIINACRYGEAEVLTNVPAKILAFANQILPELTSDALSLTNKILPEESGNEINSWGYENESDLIPEHLRDRAARAARENNEL; translated from the coding sequence ATGGCAACCAAAAATAAATCATGGCTTTGGGCCTCCGCGGGTATAGGCTTAATTGTAGCCCTTCGGGCATTCGCTCGGGAGCAAAACAAATATTCTTTTCAAAATAAAGTAGTTGTTATTACCGGCGGTTCCCGAGGCTTAGGTTTGGTGTTGGCCCGCCAATTAGCAGCCGAAGGCGCCCTGCTGGCGATTTGCTCCCGCACCGAAGATCAGTTAAAAAAAGCGGAACAGGAATTAACGGCGAAGGGGGCCGAAGTGCTGGCTTTACCCTGTGATGTAACCAACCGTATCCAGGCCGAACAATTTATAGAACGTGTGTTAAAATACTACGGTCGCATTGATGTGTTGATCAATAATGCCGGTACTATTCAGGCCGGGCCGCTCGCCGATATGACTTTAACTGATTTTGAAGAAGCTATGAATACGCACTTCTGGGCACCGCTGTATACCATGTGGGCTACGGTGCCGCACATGAAAGAACGCAGCCAAGGCCGGATTGTAAATATTGCTTCGGTGGGTGGAAAAGTAAGTATACCGCACCTGGTGCCCTACAGTGCCAGCAAGTTTGCCTTGGTAGGATTATCAAATGGTTTCCGGCAGGAGTTGAAAAAAGATGGTATTTTAGTTACCACGGTTAACCCGGGTTTAACCCGTACGGGCAGTAACCTTAATATAAAGGTAAAAGGGCAGTCCGAAAAAGAATACGCCTGGTTTACCACGGCTGGAGCAAGTTTGTTGATTTCGTCGAGTGTAGAAAAAACTGCCCGGAAGATTATTAATGCCTGCCGTTACGGCGAAGCAGAAGTATTAACAAATGTACCGGCTAAAATTCTGGCTTTTGCTAATCAAATACTGCCCGAATTGACATCGGATGCACTCAGTTTAACCAACAAAATATTGCCCGAAGAAAGTGGGAATGAAATAAACTCGTGGGGTTACGAAAACGAATCAGATTTAATTCCGGAGCACTTGCGGGATCGGGCCGCTCGGGCGGCCCGGGAGAACAATGAACTATAG
- a CDS encoding outer membrane beta-barrel protein has protein sequence MQLSSILQGQPIQKNGFTANVFGYASYRFEKGWRLSANLGVNSPRITLQGTSASYSYHSFSVNKQLFKGKKGSISFSVNSPFQKNRRWLNEITDQQFYQRQESYFVMRRFRLSFNYRFGKVQGGIARKNAVFKTTT, from the coding sequence GTGCAGCTAAGCAGTATTTTGCAAGGCCAACCTATCCAAAAAAATGGTTTCACGGCCAATGTTTTTGGGTACGCCAGTTACCGCTTCGAAAAAGGCTGGCGTTTGAGTGCCAACTTAGGCGTAAACTCACCGCGCATAACTTTGCAAGGCACCTCGGCTTCGTATTCGTACCATTCTTTCTCGGTAAATAAGCAGCTGTTTAAAGGCAAAAAAGGCAGTATTTCTTTCTCGGTTAATAGTCCGTTTCAAAAAAACCGGCGCTGGTTAAACGAAATCACCGATCAGCAATTTTATCAACGCCAGGAATCTTACTTTGTCATGCGCCGCTTCCGGCTTTCGTTTAATTATCGCTTTGGTAAAGTACAAGGAGGCATTGCCCGCAAAAACGCGGTATTCAAAACGACGACGTAA
- a CDS encoding RDD family protein: MENDYPLNSLEQVFSDLTPGEEYLIPVSSSTRFFNYLVDLVGMLVFGFLFGIFLATMGAEEILNKMPNQLLGIFLLFSYYVLLEGITGRSLGKLVTGTKVVTLEGEEPSLNTIVKRTLCRLIPFEAFSFLTSNQSGWHDRFSKTMVVRIRK, encoded by the coding sequence ATGGAAAACGATTACCCTTTAAATTCATTAGAACAGGTTTTCTCGGACCTAACACCCGGAGAAGAGTATTTAATCCCCGTATCCTCCAGCACCCGCTTTTTTAATTATTTAGTTGATTTAGTAGGTATGCTGGTATTTGGTTTTTTATTCGGCATATTCCTCGCTACAATGGGAGCGGAAGAAATTTTAAATAAAATGCCTAATCAGCTTTTAGGCATTTTTTTACTTTTTTCTTATTACGTTTTACTGGAAGGCATTACAGGCCGATCTTTAGGTAAATTAGTAACGGGTACCAAGGTAGTAACCTTGGAGGGTGAAGAGCCATCCTTGAACACCATTGTTAAGCGAACTTTGTGTCGACTAATTCCTTTTGAAGCTTTTTCGTTTTTAACTTCTAACCAAAGTGGCTGGCACGATCGTTTTTCTAAAACCATGGTAGTCCGGATCCGAAAATAA
- a CDS encoding alpha-L-rhamnosidase-related protein codes for MESGNDQQQLNNRDADAAAIWQSEHYELYPDRVVQHEFTAQVLSGTEITSNYKSKANAFQNPRLIFKFCLNGQDNELPPGVDHQITCVAQNNTCETPLIIFGEPLKTISAPPTDTYLAPDTLWKIRLDLRPVLQAFEDQGFYETYNGEKIRQEDFKGVFVAGSTAPLTWDFANLINRKELELKEQDNSGIYEVTLLLNPDTADKAANTTWQLSRDIAAFPQYTSGYPLVDALYKLALEEMLNAIEEDHTFRTGKEWAGVWTRDISYSILLSMGMLQPQVARNSLLRKVNSAYRIIQDTGTGGAYPVSSDRIVWALAAWELYLITGDDQWLQDAYQIIKNSLEDDLRNVYDPITGLFHGESSFLDWREQTYPAWMQPADIYDSKSLSTNAVFYQACCILAQMADIVKDAPAITRYQQLAAKIKKAINQHFWIPEKKYYGQFLYGRNFKILSPRADALGEALCVLFDIAEAGQQRALVANTPVTPYGIPCISPQIPHIPPYHNNAIWPFVQAYWSLAAAKASNAAALTASLCAIYRPAALLLTNQENLVASNGDYAGTQVNSSNMLWSLAGHLSMTYKVIFGINFRPDGLQFKPVVPKAFKKNHQLVNFTYRQAILDIQLEGFGNQITVCTLDDEPLPNAIIPIDLKGRHQVRIILANNAFPEQNQNQVTVDFSPVTPEVSYQAGTLAWPAVAGAEKYQVIQNGQLLQTTTATQVPVPAPAYAEFQVIAVNAQEHESFASEPLPVTATHSTQRYKLKQNGAQTNIGLNDISDSEFVEISLTKNTNLKIEVVVPEAGLYALDFWYANGEGPISTSNRCAMRTLKKDDLVLGTIVFPQRGYNNWADWGFTNAVQVKLEKGRHFFALAYETGNENMHGKINRALVDYLRITKISG; via the coding sequence ATGGAAAGTGGTAATGACCAACAACAACTAAATAATAGGGATGCGGATGCAGCGGCGATCTGGCAATCGGAGCATTATGAGTTGTACCCCGATCGGGTGGTGCAGCACGAATTTACGGCCCAGGTACTTTCGGGTACCGAAATAACGTCTAACTACAAAAGCAAAGCAAACGCGTTTCAAAATCCACGGCTGATTTTTAAATTTTGCCTCAATGGCCAGGACAATGAACTGCCCCCCGGCGTAGATCACCAGATTACTTGCGTAGCGCAAAATAACACCTGCGAAACGCCCCTGATTATTTTTGGCGAACCGTTAAAGACTATTTCTGCTCCACCAACCGACACTTACCTGGCTCCCGATACGCTTTGGAAGATTCGGCTGGATTTGCGACCGGTACTACAGGCTTTTGAGGACCAAGGCTTTTATGAAACGTATAACGGCGAAAAGATTCGGCAAGAAGATTTTAAAGGCGTGTTTGTAGCCGGAAGTACCGCTCCTTTAACCTGGGATTTTGCTAATTTAATAAACCGGAAAGAACTGGAGTTAAAAGAACAGGATAATAGCGGTATTTACGAAGTTACCTTGCTCCTGAACCCGGATACGGCAGATAAAGCCGCCAACACTACCTGGCAACTTTCCCGGGATATAGCCGCTTTTCCGCAGTATACTTCCGGTTACCCGCTGGTAGATGCTCTTTATAAATTGGCCCTGGAAGAAATGCTAAATGCCATAGAGGAAGATCATACTTTCCGGACGGGGAAAGAATGGGCCGGCGTTTGGACCCGCGATATAAGTTACAGTATTTTGTTGTCGATGGGGATGTTGCAACCCCAGGTTGCCCGCAACAGCCTTTTGCGAAAAGTAAACAGTGCCTACCGGATTATACAAGACACCGGTACGGGCGGGGCTTACCCGGTTTCGTCCGACAGGATAGTCTGGGCTTTGGCCGCCTGGGAATTATACTTGATTACCGGCGATGACCAGTGGCTGCAGGATGCTTACCAAATTATTAAAAATTCGCTGGAAGACGATCTGCGCAACGTATATGATCCAATAACCGGCTTGTTCCACGGCGAGTCTTCTTTTCTGGATTGGCGGGAGCAAACCTATCCAGCCTGGATGCAGCCCGCTGATATTTACGATTCAAAAAGCTTAAGTACCAACGCGGTATTTTACCAGGCCTGTTGTATTCTAGCCCAAATGGCTGATATCGTAAAAGATGCCCCGGCAATTACCCGGTACCAGCAACTGGCCGCAAAAATTAAAAAAGCCATTAACCAACATTTCTGGATACCCGAAAAAAAATACTACGGACAATTCCTCTATGGCCGAAATTTTAAAATTTTATCGCCGCGAGCAGATGCTCTGGGCGAAGCTCTATGCGTGCTTTTCGATATTGCCGAAGCCGGGCAGCAACGGGCATTGGTAGCAAATACCCCAGTTACCCCGTATGGCATCCCTTGTATTTCTCCCCAAATACCGCACATTCCGCCTTACCACAATAATGCGATTTGGCCGTTTGTGCAAGCGTACTGGTCGTTGGCGGCCGCTAAAGCCAGTAATGCGGCAGCTTTAACCGCAAGCTTATGCGCCATTTACCGGCCGGCGGCTTTGCTCTTAACCAACCAGGAAAATCTGGTAGCCAGCAACGGCGATTATGCGGGTACGCAGGTTAACTCCAGTAACATGTTGTGGAGCCTGGCTGGCCATTTAAGTATGACCTACAAAGTTATTTTCGGAATAAACTTTCGGCCGGATGGCTTACAATTCAAACCGGTGGTGCCAAAAGCTTTTAAAAAAAATCACCAACTCGTAAATTTTACCTACCGGCAAGCCATTCTGGATATTCAACTGGAAGGTTTTGGCAATCAAATTACGGTTTGCACCCTAGATGATGAGCCGCTGCCTAACGCGATAATACCCATTGATTTAAAAGGCCGGCACCAGGTACGGATTATCTTGGCCAATAACGCCTTTCCGGAACAAAACCAAAACCAAGTAACGGTTGATTTCTCGCCGGTTACGCCGGAAGTTTCTTACCAGGCTGGTACTTTAGCCTGGCCCGCAGTAGCAGGTGCCGAAAAGTATCAGGTAATTCAAAATGGCCAGCTCTTACAAACTACCACCGCAACCCAGGTGCCGGTACCTGCCCCAGCGTACGCCGAATTTCAGGTGATTGCCGTGAACGCCCAGGAACACGAATCATTTGCCAGCGAACCATTACCCGTTACGGCAACTCACAGCACCCAGCGGTATAAACTAAAACAAAACGGGGCTCAAACTAATATAGGTCTTAACGACATTTCGGACAGTGAATTCGTGGAAATAAGCCTTACCAAAAATACTAATTTAAAAATAGAAGTGGTAGTACCGGAAGCTGGTTTATACGCCCTAGATTTTTGGTATGCGAACGGCGAAGGCCCCATTAGTACCAGCAACCGCTGCGCCATGCGTACGCTCAAAAAAGACGATTTAGTTCTGGGAACCATTGTTTTTCCGCAGCGGGGTTATAACAACTGGGCCGATTGGGGCTTTACCAACGCCGTGCAGGTAAAACTGGAAAAAGGCCGGCATTTTTTCGCGCTTGCTTATGAAACCGGCAACGAAAACATGCATGGTAAAATAAACCGGGCGCTGGTAGATTATCTCCGGATTACAAAAATTAGCGGTTAA